A genome region from Erigeron canadensis isolate Cc75 chromosome 3, C_canadensis_v1, whole genome shotgun sequence includes the following:
- the LOC122592323 gene encoding ribosome biogenesis protein BMS1 homolog produces the protein MDRSQKSHRTRQSGPSARKKSDTDKKKRDITQDKNQNPKAFAFNSKVKAKRLQSRATEKEQRRLHIPTIDRNIGEPAPYVIVVHGPPQVGKSLLIKCLVKHYTKHNIPDVRGPLTIVSGKQRRLQFVECPNDINGMIDAAKYADLALLLIDGSYGFEMETFEFLNIMQVHGFPKVMGVLTHLDKFKDVKKLKKTKQRLKHRFWTEIYDGAKLFYLSGLIHGKYVKREVHNLARFISVMKFHPLSWRTSHPYVLVDRFEDVTPPDRVSTNKKCDRNVTLYGYLRGCNMKKGTKVHIAGVGDYSVAGLSGLADPCPLPSAAKKKGLRDKEKLFYAPMSGIGDLLYDKDAVYININDHFVQFSKVGNEDDTSRKGTDVGEFLVKSLQNTKFSIDEKLKQSSINFFSQQNNNSRETINGDNEDHLNHNNSLEPSEELNTVTSDEESDDEDLNDSEEAENAKVENNKNNIKEEVEFHKGRTRRKAVFGNESEIDDQEATDEDEDEEEAEAEARGDNSDDESSSYSDSSGEEEEENDTEENLGIDSKWKESLVERTMSRQTTNLMQLVYGKAETKSSDSYTEDMDGNESDDDDEFFKPKGEGNKKLTKGLEGEQVNSEDSSKFINYANAKDWKDGETIEGIRDRFVTGDWSKAARRGKVDEVDAEEDDAYGEFEDLETGEKHEGDKTGDDNKDSDPIVEERRLKKLALRAKFDAQYNGSESPDEDDDKNRKSKDNNSQTNEGGFLDKLKEEAELQRQRNIAELNDLDEATRIDIEGYRTGTYLRLEIHGVPYEMIEHFDPFHPILVGGIGLTEENVGYMQARFKRHRWHKKVLKTKDPIVVSVGWRRYQTLPIYAIEDVNGRHRMLKYTPEHMHCLAMFWGPLAPPNTGVVAVQNLSNNQASFRITATAVVLEFNHAAKIVKKIKLVGEPCKIYKKTALIKKMFTSDLEVARFEGAAIRTVSGIRGQVKKAGKIELGNKPKKKGGQVEEGIARCTFEDKILMSDIVFLRAWTQVEVPSFYNPLTTALQPRHETWRGVRTVGELRREYNLPIPDNKDSHYKPIERPLKKFNPIVVPKSLQSALPFHSKPKETKSKKDVRAVVPEPHERDVQKLVQHLQLIRHNKLKQQKLKKQEQKKKHDAEKAKEDLVTKKRQREERRDRYRTQDKLQKRMRRD, from the exons ATGGACCGATCTCAGAAATCTCACCGGACTCGCCAGTCCGGTCCTTCCGCCAGGAAAAAATCCGATACTGATAAGAAGAAACGCGACATCACTCAagataaaaatcaaaaccctaag GCATTTGCGTTTAATTCGAAGGTGAAAGCGAAAAGGTTACAGTCACGGGCTACCGAAAAGGAACAACGTCGGTTGCATATACCGACTATTGATCGTAACATTGGTGAACCGGCTCCTTATGTTATTGTTGTACATGGTCCTCCCCAG gTTGGGAAGTCTTTACTTATAAAGTGTCTTGTTAAGCATTACACCAAGCATAATATACCGGATGTACGTGGTCCACTGACTATTGTCTCAG GTAAGCAAAGGCGGCTACAGTTTGTTGAGTGCCCAAATGATATTAATGGTATGATTGATGCTGCGAAGTATGCCGATCTTGCACTACTGCTTATTGATGGTAGCTATGGTTTTGAAATG GAAACTTTTGAGTTCCTTAACATTATGCAAGTTCATGGATTCCCCAAGGTTATGGGTGTTCTTACACACCTTGATAAGTTTAAGGATGTTAAGAAACTTAAAAAGACAAAGCAAAGGCTTAAACATCGGTTCTGGACCGAGATTTATGATGGGGCCAAGTTATTTTATCTATCTGGTCTGATTCATGGAAA GTATGTCAAACGTGAGGTTCATAATCTTGCAAGATTTATTTCTGTTATGAAGTTTCATCCTCTATCTTGGAGAACGTCTCATCCTTATGTTCTAGTAGATCGATTTGAAGACGTCACGCCTCCAGACAGAGTGTCCACAAATAAGAAGTGTGATAGAAACGTGACATTATATGGTTATTTGCGCGGCTGCAACATGAAGAAAGGAACTAAGGTGCATATTGCTGGTGTGGGTGATTATAGTGTAGCTGGTTTATCAGGTTTAGCCGATCCTTGTCCTTTACCTTCAGCTGCAAAAAAGAAGGGGTTACGTGACAAAGAGAAGCTATTTTATGCACCTATGTCTGGTATTGGGGATCTCTTATATGATAAAGATGCTGTTTACATAAACATCAATGATCACTTTGTGCAGTTTTCTAAAGTTGGCAATGAAGATGATACCTCGCGAAAAG GAACGGATGTAGGCGAATTTCTTGTGAAATCACttcaaaacacaaaattttcCATTGATGAGAAGTTAAAACAAAGTTCCATCAATTTTTTCAGTCAACAAAACAACAATTCAAGAGAAACTATAAATGGTGACAATGAGGACCATTTGAATCATAATAACTCCTTAGAACCTTCGGAGGAACTTAATACTGTTACTTCTGATGAGGAAAGTGATGATGAAGATTTAAATGACTCGGAAGAAGCAGAAAATGCTAAagtagaaaataataaaaataacattaagGAGGAAGTTGAGTTCCATAAGGGAAGGACACGGAGAAAGGCAGTATTTGGAAATGAAAGTGAGATTGATGATCAAGAG GCcactgatgaagatgaagatgaagaagaagcagaAGCAGAAGCAAGAGGTGATAATTCAGATGATGAATCGTCTTCATACTCAGATTCTTCTGGTGAAGAGGAAGAGGAGAATGACACTGAAG AAAACTTGGGGATTGATTCCAAATGGAAAGAATCATTGGTTGAGAGGACAATGTCAAGGCAAACGACTAATCTTATGCAACTTGTGTATGGAAAGGCTGAAACAAAATCAAGTGATTCTTATACGGAAGACATGGATGGCAAtgaaagtgatgatgatgatgagttttTTAAACCCAAAGGCGAAGGAAACAAG AAATTAACTAAAGGATTGGAGGGCGAACAAGTAAATTCCGAAGATAGTTCTAAGTTCATCAATTATGCTAACGCAAAAGACTGGAAAGACGGAGAAACAATTGAAGGTATTCGTGATCGTTTTGTAACTGGAGATTGGTCGAAGGCTGCTCGCAGAGGGAAAGTTGATGAGGTGGACGCTGAGGAAGATGATGCTTACGGTGAGTTTGAAGACTTGGAGACTGGTGAGAAGCATGAAGGTGATAAGACAGGCGATGATAACAAGGATTCTGACCCGATTGTTGAAGAAAGGAGGCTTAAAAAGCTTGCTCTCCGTGCAAAGTTTGATGCTCA ATACAACGGGTCTGAATCTcctgatgaagatgatgacaaaaaTCGCAAAAGCAAAGATAATAACAGCCAAACTAATGAAGGTGGTTTTCTTGACAAG TTGAAGGAGGAAGCTGAACTTCAAAGACAAAGGAATATAGCTGAACTCAACGATCTAGATGAGGCCACACGCATAGACATAGAAGGTTACCGCACTGGAACTTACCTCCGATTGGAGATTCACGGTGTTCCCTATGAAATGATTGAACATTTTGATCCTTTCCATCCTATTCTTGTTGGTGGAATCGGTCTCACAGAGGAAAATGTTGGATATATGCAG gCTAGATTTAAGCGTCATAGATGGCACAAAAAGGTTTTAAAGACCAAAGATCCTATAGTTGTTTCCGTAGGATGGAGGCGCTACCAAACTTTACCTATATATGCTATTGAGGATGTTAACGGGCGTCACCGTATGCTCAAATATACCCCTGAACACATGCATTGTCTTGCCATGTTTTGGGGCCCACTTGCACCCCCAAACACCGGGGTTGTGGCTGTTCAAAATTTGTCAAACAATCAG GCCTCATTTAGAATCACAGCTACGGCAGTTGTATTGGAGTTTAACCATGCTGCAAAAATCGTTAAGAAGATAAAACTAGTGGGTGAACCCTGCAAGATATACAAGAAAACAGCGCTTATAAAAAAGATGTTCACTTCAGATCTTGAAGTAGCTAGGTTTGAAGGTGCAGCCATTCGTACTGTTAGTGGAATTCGTGGGCAGGTTAAGAAG GCTGGAAAGATTGAGCTCGGTAATAAGCCTAAAAAGAAGGGAGGACAAGTTGAAGAAGGAATAGCTCGGTGTACCTTTGAGGATAAAATCTTGATGAGTGATATTGTTTTTCTGCGAGCTTGGACTCAAGTGGAAGTTCCGTCCTTTTACAATCCCTTGACAACTGCTTTACAACCCCGCCATGAGACGTGGCGTGGCGTTAGAACAGTAGGGGAGTTAAGGAGAGAATATAATCTTCCCATTCCCGACAACAAAGATTCTCACTACAAG CCGATTGAAAGGCCACTAAAGAAGTTCAACCCGATTGTCGTTCCCAAATCATTGCAAAGTGCACTTCCGTTTCACTCAAAACCCAAGGAGACAAAGTCAAAGAAGGATGTAAGAGCAGTTGTACCTGAACCACATGAGCGAGATGTTCAAAAACTTGTCCAGCACTTGCAGTTGATCAGGCATAACAAG TTGAAGCAACAGAAACTCAAAAAGCAGGAGCAGAAGAAAAAGCATGACGCTGAGAAGGCCAAGGAAGATTTGGTGACAAAGAAACGTCAGCGAGAAGAAAGACGAGATAGATATCGCACACAAGACAAGCTACAGAAGAGAATGCGCAGAGACTGA